The Thiosulfativibrio zosterae genome has a window encoding:
- the tuf gene encoding elongation factor Tu, producing the protein MAKAKFERSKPHVNVGTIGHVDHGKTTLTAALTIVQARKFGGEVKDYGQIDNAPEERERGITISTSHVEYESEARHYAHVDCPGHADYVKNMITGAAQMDGAILVCSAADGPMPQTREHILLSRQVGVPYIVVFLNKADMVDDEELMELVEMEIRELLDMYDFPGDDTPVIMGSALKAIEGDQSEIGEPAIARLVEALDTYIPTPTRETDKPFLMPVEDIFSIQGRGTVATGRIETGVIKVGETVQIIGIRPTTETTVTGVEMFRKLLDQGEAGDNVGILLRGTKREDIERGQVLAHKGTVTPHTKFEAEVYVLGKDEGGRHTPFFNGYRPQFYFRTTDVTGACQLPAGVEMVMPGDNVQMTVELINPIAMSEGLRFAIREGGRTVGAGVVAKILA; encoded by the coding sequence ATGGCAAAAGCAAAGTTTGAACGCTCAAAACCGCACGTAAACGTTGGAACTATCGGTCACGTAGACCATGGTAAGACCACATTAACAGCGGCATTAACAATTGTACAAGCACGTAAATTTGGTGGAGAAGTTAAAGACTACGGTCAAATTGACAACGCACCAGAAGAAAGAGAGCGTGGAATCACCATCTCTACATCACACGTAGAATACGAATCAGAAGCCCGTCACTACGCACACGTAGACTGCCCAGGCCACGCTGACTATGTTAAAAACATGATCACTGGTGCTGCACAGATGGACGGCGCAATCCTAGTATGTTCAGCAGCTGACGGCCCAATGCCACAGACTCGTGAACACATCCTATTATCACGTCAAGTAGGTGTACCATACATTGTAGTATTCCTAAACAAAGCAGACATGGTAGACGACGAAGAGTTAATGGAACTAGTAGAAATGGAAATCCGCGAACTACTAGACATGTACGACTTCCCAGGTGATGACACACCAGTAATCATGGGTTCTGCACTAAAAGCAATCGAAGGTGACCAATCAGAAATCGGTGAACCAGCAATTGCGCGTTTAGTAGAAGCACTAGATACCTACATCCCAACACCAACTCGTGAAACAGACAAGCCATTCTTAATGCCAGTAGAAGACATCTTCTCAATCCAAGGCCGTGGAACAGTAGCAACTGGACGTATCGAAACTGGTGTGATCAAAGTAGGTGAAACAGTACAAATTATCGGTATTCGCCCAACCACTGAAACAACAGTAACTGGTGTAGAAATGTTCCGTAAACTACTAGACCAAGGTGAAGCGGGTGACAACGTAGGTATCCTATTACGTGGAACCAAGCGTGAAGACATCGAACGTGGTCAAGTATTGGCACACAAAGGCACAGTAACTCCACACACCAAGTTCGAAGCAGAAGTTTACGTACTAGGTAAAGATGAAGGTGGTCGTCATACACCATTCTTCAACGGCTATCGTCCACAGTTCTATTTCCGTACCACTGACGTAACTGGCGCATGTCAATTACCAGCGGGTGTTGAAATGGTAATGCCAGGTGATAACGTACAGATGACTGTAGAGTTGATCAACCCAATCGCCATGTCAGAAGGTCTACGTTTCGCAATCCGCGAAGGTGGTCGTACTGTAGGTGCGGGTGTTGTTGCTAAAATTCTTGCTTAA
- the secE gene encoding preprotein translocase subunit SecE: MSKKIEESATSMDSVKLILAVTILVGTLAAYYMFADVHAVIRVLGVIAGTAVAGYVFYLTEKGRDWFSYLSNAKKEVEQVVWPTRQETTQMTLMVFVVVIIMGIFLWLVDMFFLWAVQLLTGQGG; this comes from the coding sequence ATGAGTAAGAAGATTGAAGAAAGCGCAACCTCGATGGATAGCGTTAAGTTAATTCTTGCTGTCACAATATTGGTGGGCACCTTGGCTGCCTATTATATGTTTGCGGATGTGCATGCGGTTATTCGAGTATTAGGTGTGATTGCCGGTACCGCAGTGGCTGGTTATGTTTTTTATCTAACTGAAAAAGGCCGTGATTGGTTTTCATACTTGTCAAATGCAAAGAAAGAAGTTGAGCAAGTCGTTTGGCCAACCAGACAAGAAACAACGCAAATGACCTTAATGGTATTTGTGGTCGTAATAATAATGGGTATTTTCCTTTGGTTGGTGGATATGTTCTTTTTATGGGCAGTTCAGCTACTAACAGGTCAGGGTGGATAA
- the nusG gene encoding transcription termination/antitermination protein NusG, producing the protein MAQRWYVVHAYSGYENKVKKALVEYVERSGLEEKFGQILVPSEEVVEIRDGKKRTSERKFFPGYVLVQMEMEEATWHLVKSVPQVMGFIGGTSDRPAPISQKEVDRILSKVEEGVDKPRPKVIYEPGEMVRVVDGPFKDFEAVVEETDYDKNRLQVSVLIFGRSTPVELEFTQVVKS; encoded by the coding sequence ATGGCACAAAGATGGTATGTGGTACATGCTTATTCCGGTTATGAGAATAAGGTTAAAAAAGCGCTGGTGGAATATGTTGAGCGCTCAGGCTTGGAAGAAAAGTTTGGCCAAATTCTGGTGCCTTCTGAAGAAGTTGTTGAAATCCGTGACGGTAAGAAAAGAACCAGTGAGCGTAAGTTTTTTCCAGGTTATGTCCTAGTGCAAATGGAAATGGAAGAAGCAACCTGGCATTTGGTTAAAAGTGTGCCACAAGTTATGGGTTTTATCGGTGGAACCAGTGATCGTCCTGCGCCAATCTCTCAAAAAGAAGTAGACCGTATTTTGAGTAAGGTTGAAGAAGGCGTTGATAAGCCAAGACCAAAAGTTATCTATGAACCTGGTGAAATGGTTCGCGTAGTTGATGGTCCATTTAAAGATTTTGAAGCAGTTGTTGAAGAAACTGACTATGACAAAAACAGATTGCAAGTGTCTGTTTTGATTTTTGGTCGTTCTACACCTGTTGAGCTTGAGTTTACTCAGGTTGTAAAAAGCTGA
- the rplK gene encoding 50S ribosomal protein L11, which translates to MAKKIAAYIKLQVQAGNANPSPPVGPALGQKGVNIMEFCKAFNAQTSQMEKGLPIPVVITVYSDKSFTFITKTPPASVLLKKAAGIKSGSAVPNMKKVGTVTRAQVEEIANTKMADLNANDLEAAVKTISGSARSMGLLVEG; encoded by the coding sequence ATGGCTAAGAAGATAGCAGCCTATATCAAACTGCAAGTACAAGCAGGTAATGCAAATCCAAGTCCACCAGTTGGTCCAGCTTTGGGTCAAAAAGGTGTGAACATTATGGAATTCTGTAAAGCGTTTAACGCACAGACTTCTCAAATGGAAAAAGGTTTGCCAATTCCAGTTGTTATCACAGTTTATAGTGATAAAAGTTTTACCTTCATCACCAAGACACCACCAGCATCAGTATTGTTGAAAAAAGCGGCCGGTATTAAAAGCGGTTCAGCTGTACCTAACATGAAGAAAGTTGGTACGGTAACTCGTGCACAAGTTGAAGAAATTGCCAATACTAAAATGGCTGATTTGAATGCAAATGACCTTGAAGCTGCAGTTAAAACCATTTCTGGTTCTGCGCGTTCAATGGGCTTGTTGGTAGAAGGGTAA
- the rplA gene encoding 50S ribosomal protein L1 — protein MAKLTKKQKSWAGKIDVAKAYPATEGFALISELATSKFSESVDVAIKLGIDPRKSDQVVRGATVMPNGTGKDVRVAVFTGEANQAAAKAAGAEFVGMDELAAEIKGGMMDFDVVIASPDAMRVVGMLGQVLGPRGLMPNPKTGTVTPDVVTAIKNAKAGQVRFRADKAGIIHASIGKVSFAPEKLIENLQALIEDLNKAKPSTAKGTYMKKVSISSTMGPGLTLDQSSL, from the coding sequence ATGGCAAAATTAACAAAAAAACAAAAGTCATGGGCTGGAAAAATTGATGTTGCTAAGGCTTACCCTGCAACAGAAGGTTTTGCACTAATTTCTGAACTAGCAACGTCTAAGTTTTCAGAATCAGTTGATGTTGCAATCAAACTAGGTATCGATCCACGTAAGTCAGACCAAGTTGTTCGTGGCGCTACGGTTATGCCAAACGGTACAGGTAAAGATGTTCGCGTTGCAGTATTTACAGGTGAAGCAAACCAAGCGGCCGCAAAAGCTGCAGGTGCTGAGTTTGTAGGTATGGATGAATTAGCTGCTGAAATTAAAGGTGGCATGATGGACTTTGATGTCGTTATTGCTTCTCCAGATGCGATGCGTGTTGTTGGTATGTTAGGTCAGGTTTTAGGTCCTCGTGGTTTAATGCCTAACCCAAAAACCGGTACTGTGACGCCTGATGTTGTAACAGCGATTAAAAATGCAAAAGCTGGTCAAGTACGCTTCCGTGCAGATAAAGCGGGTATTATTCACGCTTCTATCGGCAAAGTATCTTTTGCTCCAGAAAAACTAATTGAAAACTTACAAGCATTGATTGAAGATTTAAACAAGGCTAAGCCATCGACTGCTAAAGGAACTTACATGAAAAAAGTTTCTATTTCTAGCACGATGGGTCCTGGTTTAACTTTAGATCAGTCATCCTTGTAA
- the rplJ gene encoding 50S ribosomal protein L10, with product MALNIEDKKLVVEEVAAVAANAGSMVAAEYRGLTVENMTQLRNVARKAGVQIRVIKNTLARRAIMGTKFEDLGETFTGPLVFAFSGEELGNAARVFKDFAKTNNKLVVRSMSIGEGAWDASYLDKVAALPTRDEALSKLLYVMKEPVAKLARGLVAVKEQKEQAA from the coding sequence ATGGCACTTAATATCGAAGATAAAAAGCTAGTCGTTGAAGAAGTTGCTGCAGTTGCTGCAAATGCGGGTTCAATGGTTGCTGCTGAATATCGTGGATTGACGGTAGAAAATATGACCCAACTTCGTAATGTGGCTCGTAAAGCAGGTGTGCAAATTCGTGTTATTAAAAACACTTTAGCGCGTCGTGCAATTATGGGTACTAAATTTGAAGACTTAGGTGAGACTTTCACAGGTCCACTCGTATTTGCTTTCTCTGGTGAAGAGTTAGGAAATGCTGCTCGTGTTTTCAAAGATTTCGCAAAAACGAATAACAAGTTGGTTGTCAGATCTATGTCAATCGGTGAAGGCGCGTGGGATGCTAGTTACTTAGACAAAGTAGCAGCTCTACCGACTCGCGATGAAGCATTGAGCAAACTACTTTATGTCATGAAAGAACCTGTAGCTAAGTTAGCTCGTGGTCTTGTGGCTGTTAAAGAACAAAAAGAACAAGCGGCTTAA
- the rplL gene encoding 50S ribosomal protein L7/L12 — MSVTKEDILEAVANMSVLEVVALVEAMEEKFGVSAAAVAVAGPAADAGAAQEEQTEFNVILTGAGANKVGAIKAVRAATGLGLKEAKDAVEGVPFVLKEGVSKAEAEALAKEIKEAGAECEIK; from the coding sequence ATGTCTGTAACAAAAGAAGATATTTTAGAAGCAGTTGCCAATATGTCAGTATTGGAAGTTGTTGCTTTAGTTGAAGCAATGGAAGAAAAATTTGGTGTATCAGCGGCTGCTGTTGCAGTTGCTGGTCCAGCTGCTGACGCAGGTGCTGCTCAAGAAGAGCAAACTGAATTTAACGTAATCCTAACCGGTGCTGGTGCTAACAAAGTTGGTGCTATCAAAGCAGTTCGTGCTGCCACTGGTTTAGGTCTTAAAGAAGCTAAGGACGCTGTTGAAGGTGTTCCATTTGTTCTTAAAGAAGGTGTTTCTAAAGCAGAAGCTGAAGCTTTGGCTAAAGAAATCAAAGAAGCTGGCGCTGAGTGCGAAATTAAATAA
- the rpoB gene encoding DNA-directed RNA polymerase subunit beta, producing MAYSLTEKKRVRKDFSTSASILEVPYLLSLQKESFHEFLQMDKKPLERQLQGLHAAFSSVFPIHGVAGTADLEYVSYHMGQPEFDVKECKQRGVTYASPLRVKMRLVLFDKDAPAGKRPVKDVKEQEVYLGDIPLMTDNGTFVINGTERVIVTQLHRSPGVIFDSDKGKSHSSGKVLFNARIIPYRGSWLDFEFDHNDAVFVRIDRRRKLPVSVLLRAMGYNNEEILNEFFATSEVIGKKGKFTLTLNLDQLKGQMAVFDIEHEGQKIIESGKRITARNIKQLKDSKITTLEVSPDYLLGKVLANGIMDTESGELLARANDVITADLIDSFSGMKEIKLSLLYIDEMEQGPYISDTINLDSTTSQLEAQIEIYRMMRPGEPPTKESSEALFQSLFFDEARYDLSAVGRMKLNRRLGRDENEGVVVLENKDIVDVVHELIKIRNGLSSIDDIDTLGNRRIRAVGEMAENAFRVGLVRVERAVKERLNQAETDGLLPQDLINAKPVSAAIKEFFGSSQLSQFMDQVNPLSEITHKRRVSALGPGGLTRERAGFEVRDVHPTHYGRVCPIETPEGPNIGLINTLAIYAKTNKYGFLETPYRKVIDGKVTDEVEYVSAIDEAQYVIAQASAKVDADGYLVDDLVSARHQNEFTLSSSKDINYMDVSPMQIVSVAASLIPFLEHDDANRALMGSNMQRQAVPTLRADKPLVGTGIEKIVAADSGVTVVASRGGKVISSDASRIVVKANENEIEEGASGVDIYNLVKYQRSNQNTCINQKPIVKAGDVVTRGDVLADGPSTDLGELALGQNMRIAFMPWNGYNFEDSILISERVVQEDRYTTIHIEELTCLARDTKLGSEEITADIPNVGESALARLDDCGIVYVGAEVKQGDILVGKVTPKGETQLTPEEKLLRAIFGEKASDVKDTSLRVGKGIEGTVIDVQVFTREGEKKDSRALAIQADELQKVRKDIDEQYKILEQDSYERIKVILVGKSLVSGAVIDEEMLSKTEKSKWFNLNVADEEVVRYLESVEAQLKAKHEQLNALFEEKRKKLTQGDDLAPGVIKMVKVYVAVKRRIQPGDKMAGRHGNKGVISRICPVEDMPYDETGRPVDICLNPLGVPSRMNVGQILETHLGLAAEGLGVKIDAMLKRQADIKEIRGFLDQIYNESQGQKVAFEEFSDEEIIELAGNLRKGVPLASPVFDGASEAQIKAFLRLADLPESGQMTLFDGISGEAFDRPVTVGYMYYLKLNHLVDDKMHARSTGPYSLVTQQPLGGKAQFGGQRFGEMEVWALEAYGAAFTLQEMLTVKSDDLNGRTRMYKNIVDGNEYMEPGIPESFSVLRKEIRALGIDIELEQD from the coding sequence ATGGCCTATTCTTTAACCGAAAAGAAACGCGTCCGTAAAGACTTTTCTACCAGTGCTTCAATTCTTGAAGTCCCTTACTTGTTGTCTTTACAAAAAGAATCCTTTCACGAATTTTTGCAAATGGACAAAAAACCTTTAGAGCGTCAGCTACAAGGTTTACATGCTGCATTCAGTTCTGTTTTTCCAATTCATGGTGTTGCAGGTACCGCCGACCTTGAGTATGTCAGCTATCACATGGGGCAGCCTGAGTTTGATGTTAAAGAGTGTAAACAACGCGGCGTGACTTATGCATCACCTTTAAGAGTTAAGATGCGTTTAGTATTGTTTGATAAGGATGCACCTGCTGGTAAGCGTCCTGTTAAAGATGTTAAAGAGCAAGAAGTCTATTTAGGGGATATTCCTCTAATGACAGATAATGGTACTTTTGTTATTAATGGTACAGAGCGTGTTATCGTTACTCAGCTTCACCGTTCTCCTGGTGTAATCTTTGATAGTGACAAAGGTAAATCGCACTCATCAGGTAAAGTTTTATTTAATGCTCGCATTATTCCTTACCGTGGTTCTTGGTTAGATTTTGAATTTGATCATAATGACGCTGTTTTTGTTCGTATCGATAGACGCCGTAAATTACCGGTTTCTGTTCTTCTTCGTGCCATGGGTTATAACAACGAAGAAATTCTGAATGAATTCTTTGCTACCAGTGAAGTCATAGGCAAAAAAGGTAAGTTTACTTTAACCTTAAATCTTGATCAGTTAAAAGGTCAAATGGCTGTTTTTGATATTGAGCATGAAGGACAAAAAATTATCGAGTCTGGTAAGCGTATTACAGCTCGAAACATTAAGCAGCTTAAAGATTCAAAAATTACAACTTTAGAGGTCTCTCCAGATTATCTGTTAGGCAAGGTTTTAGCCAACGGTATTATGGATACTGAGTCAGGTGAGTTATTGGCCCGTGCTAATGATGTAATTACCGCGGATCTAATCGATTCTTTCTCAGGTATGAAAGAAATTAAACTTTCTTTGTTATACATTGATGAAATGGAGCAAGGGCCTTATATTTCTGACACCATCAATTTAGACTCTACGACCTCGCAACTAGAAGCGCAGATCGAAATCTATCGCATGATGCGTCCTGGTGAGCCACCAACAAAAGAATCTTCAGAAGCTTTATTCCAAAGCTTATTCTTTGATGAAGCACGATATGACTTGTCTGCCGTTGGTCGTATGAAATTAAACCGTCGTTTAGGTCGTGATGAAAACGAAGGTGTTGTTGTTCTTGAAAATAAAGATATCGTTGATGTTGTTCACGAGTTAATAAAAATTCGTAACGGTTTAAGTTCAATTGATGATATCGATACCCTTGGAAATCGTCGTATTCGTGCAGTTGGCGAAATGGCTGAAAATGCTTTCCGTGTTGGTTTAGTCCGTGTTGAGCGTGCTGTTAAAGAGCGTTTAAATCAAGCAGAAACCGATGGTTTATTGCCACAAGATTTAATTAATGCTAAGCCTGTTTCTGCGGCAATCAAGGAATTCTTCGGTTCTTCTCAGTTGTCGCAGTTTATGGACCAAGTGAACCCTTTATCTGAGATTACGCATAAGCGTCGTGTTTCTGCGTTAGGGCCAGGTGGTTTAACTCGTGAGCGTGCAGGCTTTGAGGTTCGCGACGTTCACCCAACGCATTATGGTCGTGTTTGTCCTATCGAAACTCCTGAAGGTCCAAACATCGGTTTGATCAATACTTTGGCTATTTACGCAAAAACCAATAAATATGGTTTCCTTGAAACACCATACCGTAAGGTTATTGATGGCAAGGTAACAGATGAAGTTGAATATGTTTCTGCGATTGATGAAGCCCAGTATGTCATCGCACAGGCAAGTGCTAAAGTGGATGCGGATGGATACCTTGTTGATGATTTAGTTTCTGCAAGACATCAAAACGAATTTACGCTGTCATCTTCTAAAGATATTAACTACATGGACGTGTCTCCAATGCAGATCGTTTCAGTTGCGGCATCATTGATTCCGTTCCTGGAGCACGATGATGCTAACCGTGCCTTGATGGGCTCGAACATGCAGCGTCAAGCAGTTCCTACTTTAAGAGCAGACAAGCCTTTGGTTGGAACCGGGATTGAAAAAATTGTTGCAGCTGATTCTGGTGTAACTGTCGTTGCGTCTCGTGGTGGTAAGGTTATTTCTTCGGATGCCAGTCGCATCGTTGTTAAAGCGAACGAAAATGAAATCGAAGAAGGTGCTTCTGGGGTAGATATTTATAACCTAGTTAAGTACCAGCGTTCTAACCAAAATACTTGTATCAACCAAAAGCCAATTGTTAAAGCGGGTGATGTTGTTACTCGTGGTGACGTTTTAGCTGATGGTCCTTCAACGGACTTGGGTGAATTGGCTTTGGGGCAAAACATGCGTATCGCCTTTATGCCATGGAACGGTTACAACTTCGAAGACTCTATCTTAATTTCAGAACGCGTTGTTCAAGAAGATCGCTATACAACAATTCACATTGAAGAACTAACGTGTTTAGCACGTGACACTAAGTTAGGTTCTGAAGAAATTACTGCAGATATTCCAAATGTCGGCGAATCAGCTTTAGCGCGACTAGATGACTGCGGTATTGTTTATGTCGGGGCTGAAGTTAAGCAAGGTGATATTCTGGTTGGTAAGGTGACGCCTAAAGGTGAAACTCAGCTAACACCAGAAGAAAAATTACTGCGCGCTATCTTTGGTGAAAAAGCTTCTGATGTTAAAGATACCTCATTGCGTGTTGGTAAGGGTATCGAAGGAACGGTTATAGATGTTCAGGTCTTTACTCGCGAAGGTGAGAAGAAAGACAGTCGCGCTTTAGCGATTCAGGCGGATGAGCTTCAAAAAGTCCGTAAGGATATTGACGAGCAATATAAGATTTTAGAGCAAGATTCTTACGAGCGTATCAAAGTGATATTGGTCGGTAAGAGCTTGGTTTCAGGTGCTGTTATTGATGAAGAGATGTTGTCAAAAACAGAGAAATCTAAATGGTTTAATTTAAATGTTGCTGATGAAGAAGTTGTTAGATACCTAGAGTCAGTTGAAGCTCAGCTTAAAGCTAAGCATGAGCAACTTAATGCATTATTTGAAGAAAAGCGTAAGAAGTTAACACAAGGTGATGATTTAGCGCCAGGTGTTATTAAGATGGTTAAGGTGTATGTTGCGGTTAAGCGTCGTATCCAACCTGGTGACAAGATGGCGGGTCGTCACGGTAACAAGGGTGTTATTTCGCGCATTTGCCCAGTTGAAGACATGCCTTACGATGAAACAGGCCGTCCTGTTGACATTTGTTTGAACCCTCTTGGGGTTCCATCACGTATGAACGTTGGTCAGATTCTTGAAACTCACCTAGGTCTAGCGGCTGAAGGATTGGGTGTCAAGATTGATGCTATGTTAAAGCGACAAGCAGACATTAAGGAAATTCGTGGTTTCTTAGATCAAATTTATAACGAATCACAAGGTCAAAAAGTGGCTTTTGAAGAGTTCTCTGATGAAGAAATTATCGAGTTGGCAGGCAATCTTCGTAAAGGTGTACCTTTAGCATCGCCAGTTTTTGATGGCGCATCTGAAGCCCAGATTAAGGCTTTCTTGAGATTAGCAGATTTACCAGAAAGTGGGCAGATGACACTATTTGATGGTATTTCTGGTGAAGCTTTTGACAGACCTGTAACCGTTGGATATATGTATTACTTGAAACTTAACCACTTGGTTGATGACAAAATGCATGCGCGTTCAACCGGTCCTTACAGCTTGGTAACTCAACAGCCTTTAGGTGGTAAAGCGCAGTTCGGTGGACAGCGTTTTGGAGAGATGGAGGTATGGGCGCTTGAGGCTTATGGTGCAGCCTTTACCCTACAAGAAATGTTAACGGTTAAGTCAGATGACTTGAATGGTCGTACAAGAATGTATAAAAACATTGTTGATGGTAATGAATATATGGAACCTGGTATTCCAGAGTCCTTCAGTGTATTACGTAAAGAAATTCGTGCACTGGGTATCGATATTGAGTTGGAGCAAGATTAA